The DNA window AGAAATAGAAAGCACAATACATCATTGCCACGATGCCCCCTATGGTGGGCACGCAAGCACATCAAAGACATGCGCTAAGATTCTGTAGGCAGGTCTCttttggcccaacctgtggaaggaTGTCTACATCGCTATTAGAAACTGCGACCGATGTTAGCACACTGGAAACATATCTAGACGAGATGAAATGCCACAAAAGggcattttagaagtagaaatctTTGATGTGTGGGGAATCTATTTTATGGGACCTTTCCCATCTTCCTTTGGAAATAACTACATACTTGTCGCAGTCGATTACATAtataaatggatagaagctgtaGCCTCACCCACAAACGATGCACAAGTAGTTATTAAGctattcaaaaatataatctTTCCAAGATTTGGTGTGCCAAGATTAGTCATTAGCGACGGAGGATCCCACTTCATATATAGAATTTTCGAAAAACTCTTAGTGAAATATGGAGTCCGACATCGTGTAGCAACGCCCTATCATCCACAAACTAGTGGACAAGTCGAAGTCTCAAATTGACAAATTAAGAAAATACTTGAAAGGACTGTTGCCACGtataggaaggattggtcaactaAGTCACACGAAGCACTGTGGGCGTATAGAATCGCCTACAAGACACCAATAGGAACCACGCCTTTCAAATTAGTATACGGTAAATCTTGTCATCTACCGGTGGAACTAGAGCATAAAGCCTACTGGGCAATAAAAACCTTAAACCTAAGTTACACCACCGCAGGCGAAAGAAGGCTATTAGATATGAACGAGTTGGAAGAAATTAGATTGGATGCTTACGAGAATGCTAAGATTtacaaagaaagaacaaagaaGTGGCACGATAAACGCATCTCAAGGAAGGAATTCAATGAAGGAGATGTGGTGCTACTGTTTAATTCTCGACTTAAGCTATTCCCAGGAAAACTTCGTTCAAGATGGTCTGGTCCAttcgaagttaccaaagtatatcTGAGTGGCGCTAtcgaaattaaaggaaaatcGAGCGATAGCTTCGTTGTAAACGAGCAGCGATTGAAACATTACCATATTGTTGAaaacaaagactacactgatagtCCTAAGCTCGTAGAGTTAATCGTCGAGTCGTAGAACTAACCATCGGTTCGTCAAGCTtgcgacattaaacaaagcgctttcgCGGGAGACAACCcacctttttaaatttaattttccgttaagtcattttaattttaaatgttttattaaaatttatcttcttttctttctgcACTCTTATTTCAAACTACTAACTCTTTGTTTTAAATCATACTAACTTAAAACTTTTCTCtctgattttataaaaaaattccagGGTACTAACCACTTTTCTGACTTTAGAGGTGGATTTCACTGATGACATGGTAGTTACTTTTGGGAGTGAGGATCAGCAGAGACGATATGAGATTCTAACACAGCGTGAGATGGGTCTCACCGCTTTCTCGCATGATGCGACCCTGACAGTTCTAGGTATCTGAGAAAGTATGCATTTTATGCTTCATCAGATTGGATGGGAGGATCTCCTTACCACCCGTACACCCACTTTCCGCAACCTGGCCTTAGAGTTTCTGAGTTCCCTCCGATATGAGCCTAGACTTGGATTAGGTTTCAACAGAGGAAGAGTTTCATTCAGGCTGTTTGGATTCACCTACCGCTTCACCACCCGTCAGTTGGCCGAGTTACTAGGATATCCCacaagcatggatgccttgatgGAAGTCGATAATGAGTACTTCCCTAATAACATCGTTGACTACTTTTGGAGTACCATATCAGGTAGAAACCATAATGATCTACGACTCTCTTCAGAAATCCACAATCCCGCCATTAGGTATTTCCAGATGATTCTAGCTTTCACACTTGTTGGAAAACCTTTGGGCGATACTTCGGTGACTAAGGATGAGCTAGGCATTATGATGTGTGTTCTACAAGCCAGACCTGTTATGGGAGTTTCCTTTATGCTTGCTAGGATGGCCACTCTGGCCCAAGATACCATCGGTCCTATCCTTGTAGGGGGTCTTGTTACTAAGATCGCCCGTGCTTTATCTTTGAGAGGCCCGCTTGCTAGATTGATTCATTATGGAGGATTCAAATCCATGGACATGGAGTTTTGCTTTAACAAGAGCCTGATCAGCAACTACGAGTTTCCACCTTATCATCTTCTCGTGAACTATGAACCAGATAACCACTTTTCTCTACCTTGCATTAGGTTCACAAGTGTTCACAAGAAAGAAAATTGGATTTATGACTTGGAAGGACAAGGTGAGAATGACTTCGAGGAAGAAGAAAGTGATCCGAGGACACCGACTAACTACTATGACATAGATATTACACCTGATGAGGATGTGCCTATGGTTGACCACGCCGCTGCTATAGAGACCCTTCGAAACGACGTTGCTGTACTTCATACCGATTTAGGGAGACTCCGAGGAGATTTCCACGGATTTATGGAGTTGGTCACGGCAAATCTCCATAGTTTTCATCAACATTTTCAGTCCATCCCGCCTCCGAAAAGTGGCTAATTGAATACCGCTAATTTTTATTTCTAACTCTTACATTTAGACAATGAGGACATCGtctggtttaagtgtgggggaaggGAATTCTTAGTTAGGATTTATCGTTTTAAGTagttttaattttcagtttttcaattttggtattttaattagttagcatttctatttttaataacaaaaatttaaattttcggTTTTTGATTCTAATAAAATTCAGCATTCTCTTTAttctgtttttattattttttctgctATATGTTCCCTCTGCTAAATTTATATTGTATGTGTGCATTGTTAGAAATTAGTGTTTCTAAAAATATATCTGCTAAAGATTGCTCTATTAGAGATAAATTGTACTGCTATTAGCTTTATCTGTTAGGCACAACATGCATTTTATGTCTGCTACCTATACTGCTGCACTGCTTTGAATTCAACTGGTATAGGATAGAGCTATTATCTGCTACTGAGAACTTTATATGCACCCAATTAAATACTTTGACTACTAGTCAAAGATATTTTTACCAATTTATGTTGGTCCAATAGCAATGCATGCATTCTGGTCAAAAAAGCAAAAATTGGAATCTCTACGCAACACACAGAACATGCAAGACAGACGCACATGCATGTACATGCATGTCTGCCGTCCGCCAGAGAGGGCCCCATGCCGGTCGACGTAACTTCCCTCCTTCCGTTCGGCGCCTTCCTTAAATGCAGAGAGGTGCATTTGTTCGTTCCTAGCCAGAAGCAACCAATTTCTCTGCTAGTTCAAACTTCTCAGTGCTAAATTAATTTCCTCTTTCAACTTCAATTCAAACCTCACCTTAATTCCATTCAACACTCATTCAAGCTACTCATTCATTCTCTGCTATATATATTATACCACTGCCACAAACAGAACCATAAACCACAAGTATTTTTCTGCTATTTCTTCTACAATTTCTTTCACACTTCCAGCAAAAAATTTACTATGGCTAACCTCAACAACCAAAACGAAGACGAGTTCCCCGGTGTTATTTTCCGAATTGGAGAAGCGGGAGAAATTCAACGAAACCGATACCGAAGTTTCGCTCAGAGAGGGGTGGAAGCATCAAGGTTCGCCCATATCGATAACTTGCGAAGTTTGGGGCTGTTCGAAACCGGTGTGCAaatattactccaccaaacgGGTTTATCATTCGTGAGCACACTCGACTTCCCCACATACGAAGTGTTAACCTTGGAGTTCCTAAGCTCTTACATTTACAACACACCCACCGACGCTTCTCACAACCTTATCGGAACCGCTACCTTCCGACTAATCAACCGAGAATACACCATGAATCAAGGAAGCATTAGTGCTCTTTTTCGGTTCACACGTGTTGAAGGAGCCAACTATAGAATTCCGCCCGAGCTTGACTGGCAAAGAGCCTCAAATGATACTTGGCGTCAAATATTCGGTAATGATAATGTCACTCCCGACATGCGCTTCTCTTCACAAATTCATAACCCGACTATGCGTTACTTCCACCGCATTTTAGCAAATACTATTTTTGGAAGAACCAACATCAACAAAGTCAATGGTAAGGAGTTATACTTCTTTTATTGTGCCTTCGCCAATCGTAGTATCAATGCCAACACTTTCCTTATGTCTCACATTCAAGCTCTCgtatcaagagaaggaaacacACCATTCTGTGTAGGATGGCCTGTCACTGGTATAGCTCGAGCCCTCAACCTGAATGATAGGCTCGAAAATCTACCCTCTCTACCGCCCGTTTTTATGGATATCAATAACTGCAGAGCTGGTCGCCTTATCAAATCAAGACCTGACGGAAGGTATAACCTCATGGTGCGAAACAAGGAAATTCATAGTGTCATACTGCCAAACATCGAGATCACTAGGATAGACCGCAGAGACAACTGGATCTATGATCTCGACACACCTGCTCCTAGTGAGAACGTAGAAGATAATCAAAATAATGCAGATAATGTGGATGAGGTTGAACAAGAAATGAATCAAGGAGAGCCCCAGCCTGATGAAAACCCCCAACCCAATCCTGAAAATGTTGCAGGACCATCTATACCTCCACCCCGAAGAAGCAATCAACCAGTCACACTGGATGATGTGTATAGAGAGATGATACGCAACCACGAGGAAGAAACTCAGTATCATCAAAGGATTGAGGCAGGTCAGAACGAAATGATGACGCTGATGCGTGAAATGCAAAGAGATCAACACGACTATGCGTACTGGAATAATCGTAGCATTGCAGACCTCACTGAAGAAATGCATTGCTTGACATATCGTGTTGAAGGCTTACATGAGTATGTGTACCATGCTGGGATAGTTCCGCCTAGAGACGGCGATGAAGGTCGAAGAGGAGGAAGAGCACGAACCCGAGGAAGAGCCCGAGGAAGAGGAAATGAGTAGTGAGTTTTCACCGTTTCTACCACACAAAGTCGCATTGAGGACAAAGCaacgtttaagtgtgggggaggaagctTGCtgcttttcattttaatttcggtagattttaaaattttagtattTAATTTCCAGTATTtccctaaaaaaaatattttagttccCTGTCATTCCAATCCATGTACTCTAAGTTTAATATATGCGAGTATTTTCCGTTTATCGAATTCTCTGCCTACTTGAACTATAAACCTTTTTACTTTATACGCATAGCTTGACACGCTCGAAGAGTACAAGAATACAACAATTTAAGATATGTTAGAACCGAAGCACTAGCAAACAAAATCGCTACAGTCTTGACACTCTAG is part of the Vicia villosa cultivar HV-30 ecotype Madison, WI linkage group LG2, Vvil1.0, whole genome shotgun sequence genome and encodes:
- the LOC131649793 gene encoding uncharacterized protein LOC131649793, which gives rise to MNELEEIRLDAYENAKIYKERTKKWHDKRISRKEFNEGDVVLLFNSRLKLFPGKLRSRWSGPFEVTKVYLSGAIEIKGKSSDSFVVNEQRLKHYHIVENKDYTDSPKLVELIVES